A portion of the Actomonas aquatica genome contains these proteins:
- a CDS encoding M3 family metallopeptidase: protein MAENPFLSTDFDIRWSAHTPDLIEPAIQQALTDAQATIDGIAALPLEEVNYANTFLALEESTEILNLAWGKVSHLQSVADEPALREAQNKMLPEVSTFFARIPLNPALWERLRAYAESDAGQAHTGIHRRFIDETVADFRQAGADLPDAQRQRLEEIQSELAQLTQKYSENVLDATNAWQLLVDDVSRLAGIPQHARDTARRSAESKGLGSPEKPVWRFTLHHPSLEPVMVYAEDAELRRQMWEGSVAVGSAEPHDNRPLVPKILALRHEEAQLLGQPHFADHVLARRMAGNGRQALDFIVDLQTKAADAFAQENAELEAFKAAQTGEPQGRLKAWEVSYWAEKLRRERYAFDDESLRPYFPMNRVIDGLFELSSRIFGLVIKARPAGEVEVWHDEVKAYTIHDRDGRHLGSFYADWHPRESKRGGAWMGYLITGGPQPDGSRKPHLGYILGNMTPPADGKPALLTHREVETVFHEFGHLLHHLLGEVEIKSLNGVNVAWDFVELPSQIMENWCWERESLDLFARHHETGEPIPEDMFQKMVAARNFRSACATTRQVQFAKMDLLLHTNTEAYLADAATLEQRITADVADTMVPTEPAGRPILYRFGHLFSDPTGYAAGYYSYKWAEVLDADAFGRFKEEGIFNPDTGADFVRHILSKGNSEDPAALFRAFRGRDPDVNALLERCGLRASA from the coding sequence ATGGCAGAAAATCCCTTCCTCTCCACCGACTTTGACATCCGCTGGTCCGCTCACACCCCGGACCTCATCGAGCCCGCCATCCAGCAGGCCCTGACCGACGCGCAGGCCACCATCGACGGCATCGCCGCGCTGCCGCTGGAGGAGGTCAACTACGCCAATACCTTTCTCGCCCTCGAGGAATCGACCGAGATCCTGAACCTCGCCTGGGGCAAGGTCTCCCACCTGCAATCGGTCGCCGACGAACCGGCGCTGCGCGAGGCGCAGAACAAGATGTTGCCGGAGGTCTCGACCTTCTTCGCCCGCATCCCCCTCAACCCGGCGCTCTGGGAGCGTCTCCGCGCCTACGCCGAGAGCGACGCGGGCCAGGCCCACACCGGGATCCACCGCCGCTTCATCGACGAGACCGTGGCCGACTTTCGTCAGGCCGGTGCCGACCTGCCGGATGCGCAGCGTCAGCGTCTCGAGGAGATCCAGAGCGAACTCGCGCAGCTCACCCAGAAGTATTCCGAAAACGTGCTCGATGCCACCAACGCGTGGCAGCTGCTGGTCGACGACGTCTCGCGCCTCGCCGGTATTCCGCAACACGCTCGCGACACCGCGCGTCGTTCGGCCGAGAGCAAGGGCCTCGGCTCGCCGGAAAAACCCGTGTGGCGTTTCACCCTGCATCATCCCTCGCTCGAGCCGGTGATGGTCTACGCCGAGGACGCCGAACTGCGCCGCCAGATGTGGGAGGGTTCCGTCGCCGTGGGCAGTGCGGAGCCGCACGATAACCGTCCGCTCGTGCCCAAGATTCTCGCCTTGCGCCACGAGGAAGCGCAGCTGCTCGGTCAGCCGCATTTCGCCGATCACGTGTTGGCGCGCCGCATGGCCGGCAACGGTCGCCAGGCGCTCGATTTCATCGTCGATTTGCAGACCAAGGCCGCCGACGCCTTTGCCCAGGAGAACGCCGAACTCGAAGCGTTCAAAGCCGCCCAGACCGGCGAGCCACAGGGCCGGCTCAAGGCCTGGGAAGTCAGCTACTGGGCCGAAAAACTGCGCCGCGAACGCTACGCTTTCGACGACGAATCGCTGCGTCCCTACTTTCCGATGAACCGCGTGATCGACGGGCTCTTCGAGCTGTCCTCGCGCATCTTTGGTCTCGTCATCAAAGCGCGTCCCGCGGGCGAGGTGGAGGTCTGGCACGACGAGGTGAAAGCCTACACGATTCACGATCGCGACGGTCGCCACCTCGGCTCGTTCTACGCCGACTGGCATCCGCGCGAATCGAAGCGCGGCGGCGCCTGGATGGGTTACCTCATCACCGGCGGACCGCAGCCCGACGGCAGTCGCAAGCCGCACCTCGGTTACATCCTCGGCAACATGACCCCGCCAGCCGACGGCAAACCCGCGCTGCTCACGCACCGCGAAGTGGAGACGGTGTTTCACGAGTTTGGCCACCTGCTGCATCACCTGCTGGGCGAAGTGGAGATCAAATCGCTCAACGGTGTGAACGTGGCCTGGGACTTCGTGGAGCTGCCTTCGCAGATCATGGAGAACTGGTGCTGGGAGCGCGAAAGCCTCGATCTTTTCGCCCGCCATCATGAAACCGGGGAACCGATCCCGGAGGACATGTTTCAGAAGATGGTAGCGGCGCGCAATTTTCGCTCCGCGTGCGCGACGACGCGCCAAGTGCAATTCGCCAAGATGGACCTTCTCCTTCACACCAACACCGAGGCCTACCTCGCCGACGCCGCTACGCTCGAGCAGCGTATCACCGCCGACGTGGCCGACACGATGGTGCCGACCGAGCCTGCCGGGCGTCCGATCCTCTACCGCTTTGGTCACCTGTTCAGCGACCCCACGGGTTACGCGGCCGGTTATTATTCCTACAAGTGGGCCGAGGTGCTCGATGCCGATGCCTTCGGGCGGTTTAAGGAGGAGGGTATCTTCAATCCGGATACCGGTGCAGACTTCGTGCGCCACATCCTGAGCAAGGGCAACTCGGAGGATCCGGCTGCGCTGTTCCGCGCGTTCCGCGGACGCGACCCGGATGTAAATGCCCTGCTCGAGCGCTGCGGGCTGCGGGCTTCGGCCTGA
- a CDS encoding translocation/assembly module TamB domain-containing protein, which produces MIKRLLILLAIVLLLCGAAALTLPWWQGAALRQLGESRGLTFADYERLDGGRWALTQVVYAQSPVRVEAERVELPALWEWWRQRSAAGPVVGAGLRVTVTPTPTTDATDEAAPSPWSESSQPLFELVDQLQAALPPITVDGVEVAWGDGEDAETLQATKVEVKLGERLQIDQLAWRDFVGDVELDTFAFDAPTSSTAERRVDFKGKVLDQPVAMQVAVGPDWSWRPQSLHFDAQLESLPMALIGLADYGKALGGEIDLSFVEREGAAISISLQSEVVEDAEIPAVAIALQAQGGVDELEIQTGRVNLPGLSLTLAEPLLISRERWREVQPSRLELTAQLEELPWLQEARGMVQGHIDVAPRGDDWPEVSGELSTTGVVLRGQEVPAAEVSGRLTWPQWEIEQLRIEDGKGGDVRIAGRGDVSTAELEDVQFSGDVSVASVEAWLPEGLQVERIQFSGTADGSWRQPALQAEAEVTGLQWGGLRPLQLTAHAEGGLERTAWTLAVEPTDTAARLVAAGEWEDREVTINQLEVSSAETTVLALEQPTALTWSDALQVNALALVGTVGRLELGEVSMDRGHLGYTAKRPALAWTQEWLVAPPQFLPDLATAQLAVDWTDTALMFSSKVRGEVEWPNLGRVRFAWELDGGEKATRIERLVVGQGERPFAEISGSLPISWERGGERLVVIDESGPIELAAKLLPNREFWQSLGKASGVTIAQPDVQLNFGGSWNDLEGEGRIALSRLQIDQRWGDVEWPELRDIQARLTGGREGLRVESLTAQIDGHGVNASGYLPLAPEDWQSLQKDPLGYLRERGEASLSVPQADLASVARFVPDYLVPTGSLALQLSFGGGSEIDGSLKLRGAVTRPIGPLGVLQGVNADLSFSGRSIQFESVEATMGGQPLALDGAVEWPAGKAPQLDLHLQGSNVPLVRSTGVLLRGDLDLGLRTAGDGTTTVAGEVGLRDGLMLADVRSLVPSGGGSRQSGRPPYFSVEVAPFRDWRLDVSVQGERFMRMRTPIMNGVASIDAHLEGTLLNPRAIGDVTIDEGTVKLPFANFNVEEGYARLTANSPYEPEIFLRGEGRRLGYDLSLELSGTASEPRLEMSSDPALPAADVLLFVMAGVPPDDDTAGSLGGSQRGLQLGMYLGRELVSDLLGLEPGDRLTVTTGEQLSRRGRETYRFDYQMNDRWTLSGEYDEFDYYNAGVRWRWYPWKDDDADDAADEEEGQP; this is translated from the coding sequence GTGATCAAACGCCTGCTCATCCTTCTGGCGATCGTGCTGCTGCTCTGCGGGGCAGCAGCGCTGACGTTGCCGTGGTGGCAGGGCGCCGCGCTGCGCCAGCTCGGCGAATCGCGCGGGCTGACCTTTGCCGACTACGAACGACTGGACGGCGGACGCTGGGCGTTGACGCAGGTGGTCTACGCGCAGTCGCCGGTGCGCGTGGAAGCCGAGCGGGTGGAACTGCCGGCTCTGTGGGAATGGTGGCGCCAACGCAGTGCGGCCGGTCCGGTGGTCGGCGCGGGACTGCGCGTGACCGTGACGCCGACGCCGACGACCGACGCGACGGATGAGGCAGCCCCCTCGCCGTGGAGTGAATCGTCGCAACCGCTGTTCGAGCTGGTGGATCAACTGCAAGCCGCGCTCCCGCCGATCACGGTGGATGGCGTCGAGGTCGCGTGGGGCGACGGCGAGGACGCGGAGACGCTTCAGGCAACGAAGGTGGAGGTGAAGCTCGGCGAACGCCTGCAGATCGACCAACTCGCGTGGCGCGACTTCGTTGGTGACGTCGAGCTCGATACCTTTGCTTTTGATGCGCCCACGAGCAGCACCGCCGAACGACGGGTGGATTTTAAAGGCAAGGTGCTCGATCAACCCGTGGCGATGCAGGTGGCGGTCGGTCCGGACTGGAGCTGGCGACCGCAGTCGTTGCACTTCGACGCGCAACTGGAATCTCTGCCCATGGCGCTGATCGGTTTGGCGGACTACGGTAAAGCGTTGGGCGGGGAGATCGACCTGAGCTTTGTGGAGCGCGAGGGGGCGGCGATTTCAATTTCGTTGCAAAGTGAGGTGGTTGAGGACGCCGAAATACCGGCGGTCGCGATCGCGTTGCAGGCGCAGGGTGGCGTCGACGAATTGGAAATTCAGACGGGGCGGGTCAACCTGCCGGGATTGAGCCTGACCTTGGCGGAACCCTTGCTGATCTCACGCGAGCGCTGGCGGGAGGTGCAGCCGTCGCGGTTGGAGCTGACGGCGCAGTTGGAAGAACTGCCTTGGTTGCAGGAGGCGCGGGGTATGGTGCAGGGACACATCGACGTCGCACCGCGCGGAGACGATTGGCCGGAGGTGAGCGGCGAACTTTCCACAACGGGCGTGGTGCTGCGCGGTCAGGAGGTGCCGGCGGCGGAGGTCAGCGGACGTCTGACGTGGCCGCAGTGGGAAATCGAGCAGCTGCGCATCGAAGACGGGAAGGGCGGCGACGTGCGGATCGCGGGGCGTGGTGACGTGTCCACGGCGGAGTTGGAGGACGTGCAGTTCTCTGGCGATGTGAGTGTGGCTTCGGTGGAGGCATGGCTGCCGGAGGGGCTGCAGGTGGAGCGTATTCAATTTTCTGGCACGGCCGACGGGTCCTGGCGTCAGCCGGCGCTGCAGGCGGAAGCGGAAGTCACCGGTTTGCAATGGGGCGGACTGCGTCCGCTGCAGCTGACCGCACACGCCGAGGGCGGTTTGGAGCGCACGGCCTGGACGTTGGCGGTAGAGCCGACGGATACCGCGGCTCGGTTGGTGGCGGCTGGTGAATGGGAGGACCGCGAGGTGACGATCAATCAGCTGGAAGTGAGCAGTGCCGAAACGACGGTGCTGGCGTTGGAACAACCGACTGCGCTGACGTGGTCGGATGCCCTGCAGGTGAACGCGCTGGCTTTGGTCGGCACGGTGGGACGGCTCGAGCTGGGTGAGGTTTCCATGGACCGCGGCCATCTCGGCTACACGGCGAAGCGACCGGCGTTGGCCTGGACGCAGGAATGGTTGGTCGCGCCACCGCAGTTTTTGCCCGACTTGGCGACGGCGCAGTTGGCCGTCGATTGGACCGACACGGCACTGATGTTTTCATCGAAGGTGCGCGGGGAAGTGGAGTGGCCGAATCTCGGTCGGGTGCGTTTCGCCTGGGAGTTGGACGGCGGCGAAAAGGCGACGCGCATCGAACGTCTGGTGGTCGGGCAGGGCGAACGACCGTTTGCGGAAATCAGCGGTTCGCTGCCGATATCGTGGGAGCGTGGGGGTGAGCGTTTGGTGGTTATTGATGAGAGCGGACCGATCGAGCTGGCGGCGAAGCTGCTACCCAATCGCGAGTTTTGGCAGTCCCTCGGCAAAGCCAGCGGCGTCACGATCGCGCAGCCCGACGTGCAGCTGAATTTTGGCGGATCGTGGAACGACCTTGAGGGCGAAGGCCGCATCGCGCTCAGCCGGTTGCAGATTGATCAACGTTGGGGCGACGTGGAGTGGCCGGAACTGCGCGACATCCAAGCGCGCTTGACCGGCGGTCGGGAAGGTTTGCGCGTCGAGTCGCTCACGGCGCAGATCGATGGCCACGGCGTGAATGCGTCGGGTTATCTTCCGCTCGCGCCGGAAGATTGGCAGAGCTTGCAGAAGGATCCGCTCGGTTATCTGCGCGAGCGGGGTGAAGCCAGTCTGAGCGTGCCGCAGGCGGACCTCGCATCGGTGGCGCGCTTCGTGCCGGACTACCTCGTGCCGACGGGTTCATTGGCTCTGCAACTGAGTTTTGGTGGCGGCAGCGAGATCGACGGATCACTCAAACTGCGTGGCGCGGTGACGCGGCCGATCGGTCCGTTGGGCGTGTTGCAGGGCGTGAATGCGGACCTGAGTTTTTCCGGGCGCAGCATTCAGTTTGAATCGGTCGAGGCGACAATGGGGGGGCAGCCGCTGGCGCTCGACGGCGCGGTGGAATGGCCGGCCGGAAAGGCGCCGCAACTCGATCTGCATTTGCAGGGCAGCAATGTGCCCTTGGTGCGCAGCACAGGGGTGTTGTTGCGCGGCGATCTGGACCTGGGTCTGCGCACGGCGGGTGACGGCACCACCACCGTGGCCGGTGAGGTGGGATTGCGGGACGGTCTGATGCTGGCGGATGTGCGTTCGCTGGTGCCCAGTGGCGGCGGATCGCGGCAATCGGGGCGGCCGCCCTATTTTTCGGTGGAGGTGGCTCCGTTCCGCGACTGGCGGCTTGATGTGAGTGTGCAGGGCGAACGGTTCATGCGCATGCGCACGCCGATCATGAACGGCGTGGCCTCGATCGACGCGCATCTGGAAGGCACGCTGCTGAACCCGCGCGCGATCGGTGATGTCACGATCGACGAGGGCACGGTCAAACTGCCCTTCGCCAATTTTAACGTCGAAGAGGGGTATGCCCGTCTCACCGCGAACTCGCCCTACGAGCCCGAAATTTTCCTGCGCGGCGAAGGCCGCCGACTGGGTTACGATCTGAGCCTGGAGTTGAGCGGCACGGCCAGTGAACCGCGGCTGGAAATGTCGTCGGATCCGGCGTTGCCAGCGGCCGATGTGTTGTTGTTTGTCATGGCCGGCGTGCCGCCTGACGACGATACCGCGGGGTCGCTGGGCGGGAGTCAGCGCGGGCTGCAGTTGGGCATGTATTTGGGTCGTGAACTCGTGAGCGATTTGTTGGGCCTAGAGCCGGGAGATCGACTCACCGTCACTACCGGTGAGCAGCTTTCCCGACGCGGGCGGGAGACCTATCGCTTCGACTATCAGATGAATGACCGCTGGACGCTCAGCGGCGAATACGACGAGTTTGACTACTACAACGCGGGGGTGCGCTGGCGCTGGTATCCATGGAAGGATGACGACGCAGACGATGCTGCCGACGAAGAGGAGGGGCAGCCATGA
- a CDS encoding zinc metallopeptidase, with translation MLIWIILIIGPMLFGFYAQSKIRNAYNKNVQIPSRGRITGYEAAQAVMNSAGIHDVEIVQVPGELTDHYDPIKKRLALSQHNYRGTSLAALGVAAHEAGHAIQHKVGYSMMTIRQTMAPATQIAAGVSNYVITGGILLMVFGAKAFGYDLLMWGAVALAVICLFQLVTLPVEFDATRRAKQQLVSLGIVDQDEMRGVNETLDAAALTYIAAFAASLGSLLHILMILQGRSDD, from the coding sequence ATGCTCATCTGGATTATCCTCATCATCGGGCCGATGCTTTTCGGCTTCTACGCGCAGTCGAAGATTCGCAACGCTTACAACAAAAACGTGCAAATCCCGTCGCGTGGTCGGATCACCGGTTATGAAGCGGCGCAGGCCGTGATGAATTCGGCGGGTATTCACGACGTCGAAATCGTGCAAGTGCCCGGGGAACTCACCGACCATTACGATCCCATCAAGAAGCGCCTGGCGCTCTCGCAGCACAACTACCGCGGCACAAGTCTGGCGGCGTTGGGCGTCGCGGCGCACGAAGCCGGTCACGCCATCCAGCACAAGGTGGGTTACTCCATGATGACGATTCGTCAGACCATGGCTCCCGCCACGCAGATCGCAGCCGGCGTGTCCAACTACGTCATCACCGGCGGCATCCTGTTGATGGTTTTTGGTGCAAAGGCCTTTGGATACGACCTGCTTATGTGGGGCGCGGTCGCCCTGGCGGTGATCTGTTTGTTCCAGCTGGTGACCCTGCCGGTTGAGTTCGACGCCACGCGTCGAGCCAAGCAGCAGCTCGTCTCGCTCGGCATCGTCGACCAGGACGAAATGCGTGGGGTGAATGAAACGCTCGATGCGGCGGCGCTCACCTACATCGCGGCCTTTGCGGCCTCGCTGGGTTCGCTCCTGCACATCCTCATGATTCTGCAGGGACGAAGCGACGACTGA
- a CDS encoding SPFH domain-containing protein has translation MNTNTPSSTANHEQRISSASGWAFLALNLFSYLAVVALIIGAAVAKVPLLAILGVLLLLTAILMSCGFFTLQPNEAAVLILFGTYKGTVRTSGFYWVNPFMKRQKVSLRSRNLNGDKLKVNDKNGNPIEIAAVVVWRVRDTAQAVFDVDQYEHYVAVQSESAVRHLASGYAYDGEDEDMTLRSSTDAVSDALAVELQKRLEKAGVEVEEARLTHLAYAPEIAQAMLRRQQAEAVIAARTKIVQGAVDMVEMALDELEKKGVVDLDTERKASMISNLLVVLCGENEVTPVVNTGTLYS, from the coding sequence ATGAATACGAACACCCCATCCTCCACCGCCAACCACGAGCAGCGCATTTCATCCGCCAGTGGTTGGGCGTTTCTCGCCCTCAATCTATTTTCCTACTTGGCGGTGGTGGCGCTCATCATCGGTGCCGCGGTCGCCAAGGTGCCGCTGCTCGCCATCCTCGGCGTGTTGCTGCTGTTGACCGCGATCCTGATGAGCTGCGGCTTTTTCACGCTGCAGCCAAACGAAGCAGCGGTGTTGATCCTCTTCGGCACCTACAAAGGCACCGTGCGCACCAGCGGCTTCTATTGGGTGAACCCGTTCATGAAGCGCCAGAAGGTGTCGCTGCGCTCCCGCAACCTCAACGGCGACAAGCTCAAGGTGAACGACAAGAACGGCAACCCGATCGAAATCGCAGCCGTCGTCGTGTGGCGGGTGCGCGATACCGCGCAGGCCGTTTTTGATGTCGATCAATACGAGCACTACGTTGCGGTGCAGAGTGAATCGGCCGTGCGTCATCTCGCCAGTGGTTATGCCTACGATGGCGAAGACGAGGACATGACGCTGCGCTCTTCCACCGATGCGGTCTCTGACGCGCTCGCGGTGGAGTTGCAGAAGCGCTTGGAAAAGGCAGGCGTGGAGGTCGAGGAAGCGCGGCTGACGCACCTCGCTTACGCACCCGAAATCGCCCAGGCCATGCTGCGTCGTCAGCAGGCCGAAGCCGTCATCGCCGCGCGCACCAAGATCGTGCAGGGCGCGGTCGACATGGTCGAGATGGCCCTCGACGAACTCGAGAAGAAGGGCGTCGTCGACCTCGATACCGAGCGCAAGGCCTCGATGATCAGCAACCTGCTGGTAGTCCTGTGCGGCGAAAACGAAGTCACTCCGGTGGTGAACACCGGCACGCTTTATTCCTGA
- a CDS encoding VOC family protein → MADAKPTSPRVTGLGGIFFKAQDQATLSAWYRDRLGLPVEDWGGCSFKWREDQDPSRKGTTAWSAFPADTTYFEPSKQPFMMNFRVANLDQLLSDLAAEGVQVLPNREESEFGKFGWVIDPEGNKVELWEPPVSEQAD, encoded by the coding sequence ATGGCTGATGCAAAACCGACCTCTCCGCGTGTCACCGGTCTCGGTGGCATTTTTTTCAAAGCGCAGGATCAAGCGACACTCAGTGCGTGGTATCGGGATCGGCTCGGCCTGCCGGTCGAAGATTGGGGCGGGTGTTCCTTCAAGTGGCGGGAGGATCAGGATCCCTCGCGCAAGGGCACGACGGCGTGGAGCGCGTTTCCGGCCGACACGACTTACTTCGAGCCGAGCAAGCAGCCCTTCATGATGAACTTTCGGGTCGCCAATCTCGATCAGTTGCTGAGCGACCTGGCCGCCGAGGGCGTGCAGGTTTTGCCGAATCGCGAGGAGTCGGAGTTCGGCAAGTTCGGTTGGGTGATCGATCCGGAAGGCAACAAGGTGGAGCTCTGGGAGCCGCCGGTTTCGGAGCAGGCTGACTGA
- a CDS encoding BamA/OMP85 family outer membrane protein yields MSAWWRRGLGALIALGALGVGRVVAEPELNVSGAGWLESNKIERSVRSLSQVETRSTLDANAIEDAVFFTLSAVAANGYLRAEVDATIERPSGEVLKHHFDYRFAELLPRPLEAVRLDLEVIQGVRYHFGEVTTEGGEAVLSSERAHELLVPSGGLLNLRSDRMFTPARLRQGLDQIEVWLAARGYADARARAVSEERNHETGEVTVRVEIAPGRQWYVTSVDTDAAPAGVDVPDLPVAADQIWTSGWQQDEVEKVRQAYFEAGYVDVRLRAEREGEVADDGTMGAAVHIGVEPGTQVIAAPVQFAGDVVVADSVLRRRVEVTAGEPLNPSDVEATRRRLGRLRALAGVDVRYESAADGQRSPVFVLEEREPWESSLLLGYGSYEQVRGGVELRGFNLLRRSHQLRLEAVGSLKSLRGDMVYTVPDLFGETVDAKLRLFGLDREELSFQRQEYGAVASVTRRDLAWIKADFTAAYTYQDLRSRESELGTRAMDVVDTTSASLTLGLSHDGRDNPLVPHEGLRWFAQIEAADPVLGGESGFQRLEAGLSWHRPLGDTNWLHVGLTHGTVLTLGQDSDRWLPANKRFFPGGENSLRGMTTGEASPRNGAGEFVGAKSFTLLNVEFEQALTRRISAVLFYDALGETARIQDGLWDVQLHSVGLGLRYQTLIGPVRLEYGHNLTPRPLDPDGTLHFSIGFPF; encoded by the coding sequence ATGAGCGCCTGGTGGCGCAGAGGTTTGGGCGCGCTGATCGCGCTCGGAGCGTTGGGCGTCGGCCGTGTGGTGGCCGAGCCCGAACTCAACGTGAGCGGCGCGGGTTGGCTGGAGAGCAATAAGATCGAGCGGTCCGTGCGCAGCCTGAGTCAGGTCGAGACGCGCTCCACGCTCGATGCCAACGCGATCGAGGACGCGGTGTTTTTCACGCTCTCGGCCGTGGCGGCCAACGGCTATCTGCGGGCCGAGGTGGACGCGACGATCGAGCGACCGTCGGGGGAGGTGCTGAAGCATCATTTTGATTATCGTTTTGCCGAACTGCTCCCGCGGCCATTGGAGGCGGTGCGCCTGGATTTGGAGGTGATCCAAGGGGTGCGTTACCACTTCGGTGAGGTGACGACCGAGGGCGGGGAAGCGGTGCTGTCGTCGGAGCGAGCACATGAGCTTTTGGTGCCTAGCGGAGGCCTGCTCAATTTGCGCAGCGATCGTATGTTTACGCCGGCGCGTCTGCGGCAAGGGCTTGATCAAATCGAAGTGTGGCTGGCGGCGCGGGGTTATGCCGATGCGCGGGCGCGGGCCGTGAGCGAGGAGCGCAATCACGAAACCGGCGAAGTCACCGTGCGCGTGGAGATTGCCCCCGGGCGGCAATGGTATGTGACGTCGGTCGATACGGATGCCGCGCCGGCGGGCGTCGATGTTCCGGACCTACCGGTAGCGGCGGACCAGATCTGGACCAGCGGCTGGCAGCAGGACGAGGTCGAGAAGGTGCGGCAGGCGTATTTCGAAGCTGGATACGTGGATGTGCGCTTGCGGGCGGAGCGCGAAGGAGAGGTCGCCGACGACGGCACGATGGGTGCCGCGGTGCACATCGGCGTGGAGCCGGGCACGCAGGTGATCGCGGCGCCGGTGCAGTTTGCCGGTGACGTGGTGGTGGCCGACAGCGTGTTGCGTCGGCGCGTCGAGGTGACGGCCGGCGAGCCGCTCAACCCGAGCGATGTGGAAGCGACCCGGCGACGGTTGGGACGGTTGCGCGCCCTGGCCGGGGTGGATGTGCGCTACGAGTCGGCGGCAGACGGGCAACGCAGCCCGGTGTTTGTGTTGGAGGAGCGGGAGCCGTGGGAGTCGAGTTTGTTGCTCGGCTACGGCAGCTACGAGCAGGTGCGTGGTGGTGTGGAGTTGCGTGGGTTTAACTTGCTGCGCCGGTCGCATCAGCTGCGCTTGGAAGCGGTGGGATCGCTGAAGAGTTTGCGCGGCGATATGGTTTACACGGTGCCGGATTTGTTTGGAGAGACGGTCGACGCCAAGTTGCGTCTCTTCGGCTTGGACCGGGAGGAGCTGTCCTTTCAGCGCCAGGAATACGGCGCGGTGGCCAGCGTGACGCGGCGCGATTTGGCGTGGATCAAAGCCGACTTCACGGCGGCTTACACCTATCAGGATTTGCGCAGTCGGGAGAGTGAGTTGGGCACCCGGGCGATGGACGTGGTCGACACCACAAGCGCGAGTTTGACGCTCGGCCTGAGTCACGACGGGCGGGACAATCCGCTCGTGCCGCACGAGGGGCTGAGGTGGTTCGCGCAGATCGAAGCGGCCGATCCGGTGCTGGGTGGTGAATCGGGTTTTCAGCGGCTGGAGGCCGGGCTGTCGTGGCACCGTCCGCTGGGCGATACGAACTGGCTGCACGTCGGGCTGACGCATGGCACCGTGCTCACGCTCGGGCAGGATTCCGATCGCTGGCTGCCGGCGAACAAACGCTTTTTTCCGGGCGGTGAAAACAGCCTGCGCGGCATGACCACGGGCGAAGCTTCGCCGCGCAACGGGGCCGGGGAGTTTGTGGGCGCGAAGAGTTTTACGCTGCTGAACGTGGAGTTTGAGCAGGCGCTCACACGGCGGATCAGCGCGGTGTTGTTCTACGATGCGTTGGGCGAGACGGCGCGAATCCAGGACGGCCTGTGGGACGTGCAACTGCACTCGGTCGGCCTAGGGCTGCGTTACCAGACGCTCATCGGACCAGTGCGCTTGGAGTATGGGCACAACCTGACTCCGCGGCCGCTCGACCCCGATGGCACGCTGCATTTCTCCATCGGCTTCCCGTTCTGA